Genomic window (Nicotiana sylvestris chromosome 7, ASM39365v2, whole genome shotgun sequence):
tttgactttGTATGTTCCTTAGTGATTCAAGTGCTTCTCGGAGGTATAGGTTCAAACAATCAGCTATTCAAACACAGGGATATAGGTCATTATAGGGTTATCAAAGAACATGTttcaggctcaaaagggttaactatgACAATATAGACAGATGGATTCACCATTATATATAGTCTTACACAAAgaaatgcctcaatcatctctaaaaccaaacaacttctatttcgctttgcaaacacacagggcaagttctaggtatcgcaTGCAAGCACAGAATGCAAGTAAAATCTCACACACACTTAGCATGTCACTCGTTCTGAATCAGTTTATCAACACACTCATACGAGCGTTCAAGCAAAGCAAGATGTGCAAAATTAAGGCATAGATTTACAAGTCCACAACTGAGCCTAGACGTCACACTCTCAAGTTCATTTTAGTTGTTTGCAGGTGTGTACATCCAGGGTAGCATTCTAGCCTTTACCCATCTTAGTCCTAACTACAAAAGGaaaatctacctaacccggttcaagaaaaacccttggaaaataaccgtggccaaaagaaaaaccaagggggacttactacactacctaaaaaggaaaaaataaataaataaaaagaaaaaaaaatcttcatggactacttccctcaagagtacttttccaagtggtccgtcctcaggaagagtcctctacctttttttttaattttttaattttttatatatcCAATTTGgaccctcaagagacccgtcgacAAGTGTCCGTCGTTGGGCCAAGTCAGACTCCTCATATAAGTACAGTCAATTGTATACAACAACATCAATTTCATGCTACAACACACATAATGTCTATGTACACATATTACTAaagcaagtctcccaccccacacttaaagtcatggcatgtccccatgtcatatcAAGAAGGTAAAGagcagaagggtaagaagacttccTTGAGACTCAATCAGAGTCGGAGACTATGCTGGGGTCCACATGGCAAGCTCTCCCTAAAGCACGGAACCAGGACATGAACTGGCTCTCAAACCTGGCCTGCCGCTGAGACATGACATCCATACGCGTGTATAGGCCCTCCATCGAGGTGCGAAGATCGGCGACCTCTTCCTCCATAAAACGCAACATAGGATGGGTGGACTGTGATTTGGATAAGCCAGCCCCAACATGGGGGTGCTGAGAGGGTCCGACACTGTCATAGGATCTCCTGGATGGTGCCATGGGAACTGggtcatcatcctcatcatcgatctcaatAGTGGTGCGTGCACCCCTGCCCACTCTGATGCTCGAAGCTTTGAAGGCTGCTTTAGGGGGCAACTCTCCATCAGCAGGATTTGTGGGGACATTCTTCCGCAGGCACAATGTAGTCACCAGGGAGGGAAAGTAGAATCCTTTTGACCTCAGCGGGGACCGTATGATCATTTCGTCACCAATAAGCCTTGCCGTatcaaaatctttctttgtgaTGAAGCACCACGTCAAAAGGGCTCTTTGGAAGTTCACATCAGTCGTATTGCCTGAGGGCAAGAACCGGCTGCAAATGACAGTGAGCCAATACTTAGCCAAATGGGTGAACGAATTGGAGTTCAGGGTAATGTGGTCACGTATCCAGATTGGTTGCCCCCCTGCGCAGAGTACATCAGTCATAGTATCCCAAGTGACACCTGGGGCTTCCTGGTAATAGTCGACATCACCAGTAAATTGGGGCAGCCGCAATACCTGTCGAATAGTTTTAACTGAGGCATCTACCCATGTGCCTCGCACAGTCACCTCCCGCAGCATATGAGCTGGGAAGTTCGCGTAGAACTCCCGTACAAGCATCCTGTTCACCGTTTCAGGTTCATCAAATAAGAACTCCATTTCCCTCCGCCGGATTTCCTCATACATCTCCTCCTTTTCTTCACGGAGGGCTGCCCTGTCAATCGGTATTTCAGGGATGAATCTCTTTGAGGCCTTGGCATGAAAGTTGTCCTCTACCACTTCGGATTCGAAACTAGAATCATCATAAGTAGGCTGTTGGGATGTGCCTGTCGATCTCTTTTGCTTCTTACAAGCCATATGACTCGTGATGTGTTCAAAGTTACAATCTCCACAATGGCTCCACAAGCatacaacaccccacacttactccCCCAAGTGAGTCACGTAAAAAATAACACCACCATTAACCAAATACAATACCACCACAACCTAGGGTAGGCACAAAATGCCTCAAAATAGCACCACAAGCCCCAAATTTCCAGCCAAAAAGGTCCCACCACCAAACTACACCGCAAAAATTATTTCTAGGCCTCCAAAGCATGTAAACAACCCCCACAATCGAAGTAGAAGAAAGACCCAACCATTTTAGCACCAAATAAATCCACAAGAAGCAAatacaacaataaaaaaaaaaaagagaagaagcaaAAATTGAAAGGAAATCTACACTATTCCTACCTAGGGTTTAACTAAATAAGTTTAGACCAAATTTACACTAAGTTAAAAGATgaaatagagagagagaaagagaaactTACTTGTTTGGTTGAGGGAAAGTGGGTGGTGAAGGTGGAAAGTAGGGGAGGATGATAATGAAGTTTTGTGAAGATGAGAGGAGAAGAGagaagatagagagaggttaGAGAGAAAGGAGTGGGGGGTTTTGGTGGTTCTGGGCGGGTGGGGGAGGGTTTAATGGTAGGTGGGGGGGGGGTATTTTGGgtaaaggggaaaagaaaaaaaaattaaaacaaacttaCCTGGACCCCGTCTGCgtctgccgcggttctgccgcggtcgcggtaggACCGCGGTAGACCAAGTTTTGACCGCGGTTTTACCGCGGTCACGGTGCAACCGCGATGCCCTGGGTTCAGAGAAGGGTCAGGACCGTGGtttgaccgcggtcgcggtggaaccgcggtatGTTCCCATCTCTGATTCTGACGCCTTTTTTTTTAAGAAGAgttacacttacaacaatttcatgggttgcctcccatgcagcgcctgatttaacgtcgcgacacgacctAGATGAGTGCagttaaggctcgctcgacctccgTGGTTCAGTCAACTGCAGTTCAGACCCTTCCTTGGGCTCGCTCATACCCACATACAACTTCAATTTctgaccattgactctaaatgtacgaGAGTCATTCTCAGTGGCAACATCAACCGCTCCTGATTGGAAAACTTCAACTACTCGAtatggtccagaccatcgtgacttcaGCTTACCTGGGAACAACCTCAGTCTTGAGTTGTATAGCAATACCATGTCCCCAGGTTTGAAATttcgctcaacaatgttctgaTCGTGTAGCCTCTTCATTCTCTCTTTATACAGCCTTGTGCTCTCAAAATCAAGATACCTGAACTCCTCAAActcatgcaattctgtgactcttgacgtgcccgcaacttccatgtctaagtttagttgtttcagtgcccaccacgCTTTATGCTCAAGTTCTACAGGTAGGTGACAGGCCTTCCCAAACACTAACTTGtctggtgacataccaattggtgtctTGAAAGCTGTTCTGTAGGcctagagtgcatcatctagcttctttgcccaatcagttcttgtggcgttcacagttTTCATTAACacacttttgatttccctgttggatacTTCAACCTGTCCACTAGTCTGCGGGTGGTATGGAGTAGCCACCTTGTGGTGCACATCGTATTTTATAAGCAACTTCTCGAAGGCTCTattgcagaagtgagtgcctccgtcgCTGATAATCGCACGTGGTGTCCCAaagcgggtgaatatgttcttctttagaaaccCCACCACCACTTTCGCATCATTGGTGGGCAACGCTACAACTTCCACCCACTTGGACACATAGTCTACAACAACAAGgatgtacttattgccataggagctgacgaagggacccatgaaatcaatccccCAGACGTCAAACACTTCTATAtcctgaattgggttcatgggcatctcgtgGCACCGAGAAATGTTCCCGGTGCGCTGACATTCATTACAACCCTTCACCCATGAGTGAGCATCTTTAAACACAGTCGGCCAGAAAAATCCGGCTTCTAGCACCTTTGCTGCTGTCCTGatccctccaaagtgtccaccataagtcgatgcatgacaagcctgcaaaatagaagattgttctatctcggagaCGCATCTCCGGATCATGTTATCCAGGCATATTCGAAAGAGAtagggctcatcccaatagtacaaGCAGCTTTCACGAAAAAATCATTTCCTCTGGACCGATGAAAGGTCGTGAGGAACTATACCACTGGCCAGGTAATTGGccaagtctgcataccatggcacttcctgATGAGTGGTGGCGAGCAGTTGCTCGTCCGGAAAAGTTTccagaatttcctcaactttaatcgtattttcagctccctcaagtcgtgataggtGATCAGCGACTTAATTCTCAGTGCCATTGTGGTCATGTCtttcaagatcgaactcttgcagcagcaacacccaacgaatcaggcgtggcttagagtctttcttttctattaagtacCTGAGAGCAGCATGGTCAGTGTAGACGATTACCTTTGATCCTATCAGGTAGGATCGGAACTTGTCGAATGCGAAAACCACAGCtagcatctccttttcagtcaccgTATAGTTCAACTAGGCTCCACTCAGCATTCTGATggcatagtagattgggtgcatcAATTTGTCCTTCCGCTGGCCCTGCACTAcccccactgcgtagtcactAGCATCATACAttagttcgaatggttgctcccagttgggggcaacaatgatgggtgatGTGACCAGCCTCTGCTTCAACTCCtcaaatgctaccctgcaatcatcagaaaatacAAACGGGTGATCTTTCTCTAATAACTTACAGAGAGGTTTGGTGATtttggagaagtcttttatgaatcaccggtagaaaccggcatgtCCAAGAAAACTTCTGATTGCTTTGACCGAAGTTGGTGGAGGCAGCTTTGCTATTACATCAACCTTTGCTCGATCTACTTCTATTCCCttgcttgacacccggtgccccaagactatgccttcttgtaccatgaaatgacacttctcccaGGTCAGCACCAGATTAGTCTCGATGCACTGTTTCAGCACACGCATCAGATTCaccaagcactcatcaaatgaacttcccaccactgagaagtcatccatgaacacctccattatatcCTCAAcaatgtcagtgaatatggccatcatgcaccgttggaatgtggcgggtgcattgcataggccaaaaaGCATCCTCctaaaggcataaatgccataagggcatgtgaaggaggtcttctctcggTCCTCAGGTGCAATGgaaatctgattgtaccctgagtacccatccagaaaacaaaagtgtgacctccctgccaatctattCAGCATCTGATcgatgaagggaagtgggaaatgGTCTTTCTGGGTGGCTAGATTCAACTTTCaataatccatgcaaattctccagcctgtgacggtTCTCGTTGAGattagttcattgttgtcattcttcacaaccgtcatgccacccttcttaggcacacattgaactgggctaGCCCAGCtactgtcagagattgggaaaataattcccGCATGTAACCACTTTATCGCCTCCTTCTTCACCAGTTCCTTCATATTTGGGTTCAGCCTCCTCTaatgttccctggaaggtttgtgcccctcttctagcagaatcttatgcatacagTAAGCGGGGCTGATTCCCttgatgtctgccatggtccacccaatggcagtttTGCACTCCTTCAATACCTGTAGAAGCTGTTGGACCTACACATCTAACAAaccagatgagataataacaggtagagtggagtcaggtcccagaaattcatacctgaggtgggcTGGTAATGGCTTTAgttccagctttggtggttcttcaatggatggcttagctggaggagtcTCCCTCTTTTCTAAGTGTAGGGGCTCAAACTCTAGATTTCTTTCCCAAGACCCTCTACCTTCCAGTGCCAACACCCATTCTGCCAAGTCCTCACCatttacttcctccaaattcgtCAAACATGCAGCGAGGGGATCCTCAACCGTCAACACTTCATCATCAGACTGtacgattacatccacggcatcaataagagagcaattggcgaactcacttggtcgcctcatagatttctgcacattgaatataATCTCTTCGTCATTGAGCCTTATCTTAAGTTCCCCGGTCTCACAATCAATAAGAGCTCTCCCTGTGGTcaagaatggtcttcctaagatgataggaatttcttcatccactttgcaatccaatatcacaaaatctgtagggaacacaaatttccccacCTGAATAAGTACATCATCAAGGAATGGACGCTTCACAGTCCtatcagccagctgcaacaacatagaggtgggtctagctctccAAATGTCCTACCTTTTGTAAATGGCCAGGGGTATAAGATTAATGCTGGCCCCTAAATCACAGAGTGCTTTCGCAAAAGCAAAGTttccaatagtgcatggaatagtAAAACTCCCTGGATCAGAGAGCTTTTCAGCAACAGGTCTAGTTACCACTGCACTGCACGTCTGAGTAAGTGTCaccgtggccaagtcttggaagtcAAATTTCCGGGACATTAAGTCTTTCATCATTTTTGCGTATCCAGGCATCTCCTTTAAAGcttcaatcaatggaatattaaCCTGAATTTGCTTGAGCATCTCAAAGAACTTTTTGTACTGCTCCTCCTTTTAATGCTTGGCCAACCTTTGTGGAAATGGAGCAGGAGGTCTTTTCTTCCCAATCACTTGGGACTTTTCTTTCTCAGCTACTATCTCTACTACCGGCTCTTCAACTGCTTCAGCAACTTTCTTGGTCTCATGCTAAGTATTCTTTTCTTCCTGAGCAGGCTGGATTGTCACATCTGTCAGCCTTGTGgaatcatctagctcaatgggtACCTGAATGAGTGTCTCAGCTTGTATATTGTCACGAGCTCTCTCCTGCTCTACATCAAGATCCCTGCCATTACGGAGACTCACCGCCATCAGTTGCTTCGAGCCCTGATCTTTAGGATTGATTTGGGTATATGCAGGTAGCGTCCCCTGAGGATGAATGTTCAGAGA
Coding sequences:
- the LOC138873742 gene encoding uncharacterized protein, producing MEVAGTSRVTELHEFEEFRYLDFESTRLYKERMKRLHDQNIVERNFKPGDMVLLYNSRLRLFPGKLKSRWSGPYRVVEVFQSGAVDVATENDSRTFRVNGQKLKLYVGMSEPKEGSELQLTEPRRSSEP